Proteins from a genomic interval of Candidatus Bathyarchaeota archaeon:
- a CDS encoding GNAT family N-acetyltransferase — translation MWEMELKDKREVTLRFLKVDDKNGLYHLFSSMSDEALEWSMAPYTIECIQRWINNIQNLIPLVAEYKNKIVGYASIYKFPHPRRKGVGDLAIYLHQDFQNVGLGTAMTKKLLQLAKREKMHKIELQAVADNKIAIHLYEKFDFKTEGISEDSFLGHDRKYHDMIHLGLILE, via the coding sequence ATGTGGGAAATGGAATTGAAAGACAAGAGGGAAGTAACCCTCAGATTCCTTAAGGTAGATGATAAGAATGGACTCTACCATTTGTTCTCTTCTATGTCTGATGAGGCTCTTGAGTGGAGTATGGCTCCTTACACAATCGAATGTATTCAAAGATGGATTAACAACATACAAAATCTGATCCCTCTTGTAGCTGAATACAAAAACAAAATTGTTGGCTATGCATCCATCTACAAGTTTCCACATCCGAGGAGGAAAGGAGTTGGCGACTTAGCAATTTATTTGCATCAAGATTTCCAGAATGTTGGATTGGGAACAGCTATGACCAAAAAACTCCTTCAGCTTGCAAAAAGAGAGAAAATGCATAAAATAGAACTACAAGCGGTAGCAGATAACAAGATTGCAATACATCTCTACGAAAAATTTGATTTCAAAACTGAAGGAATAAGTGAAGACTCGTTCTTAGGTCACGACAGAAAATACCATGACATGATCCACTTGGGCTTGATACTGGAATAA
- a CDS encoding lactate utilization protein, with translation MQTEEALRNLRANNFDAHFVKSSGVAKETILGMISKDAVVGVGDSATVRQIGIFKELEKRGTRILNPFSRKLTTDPSKREVRHEMSKRIFRCDVLITGTNAITADGKLVNIDAVGNRVAAMIFGPKKVIIVVGRNKIVKDVKEALHRIKNVIAPYHAKAKDFATPCVQTGKCSDCSSNHRICNVTTVIEKKPWRTDITIMLIDKDLGLSWDEKWAAERISQIKSNYEKATWIFASSQTPD, from the coding sequence ATGCAAACAGAAGAGGCATTAAGAAATCTTCGAGCAAACAATTTCGATGCGCATTTTGTAAAGAGCAGCGGAGTTGCAAAGGAAACGATTCTTGGCATGATTTCAAAGGATGCTGTAGTTGGTGTTGGAGATTCTGCAACCGTTCGGCAGATTGGAATCTTCAAAGAGTTAGAAAAGAGAGGAACAAGGATTCTGAACCCTTTCTCTAGGAAGTTGACAACTGACCCAAGCAAACGTGAAGTGCGTCATGAAATGTCAAAAAGAATTTTCAGATGCGACGTACTTATTACTGGAACTAATGCCATTACTGCAGATGGGAAACTTGTCAACATAGACGCTGTTGGAAATCGTGTTGCTGCAATGATTTTTGGGCCAAAGAAAGTTATTATCGTTGTAGGTAGAAACAAAATAGTAAAGGATGTTAAGGAAGCTCTTCACCGTATAAAGAATGTTATAGCACCCTATCATGCAAAAGCCAAAGATTTCGCAACACCTTGTGTTCAGACTGGGAAGTGTAGCGATTGCAGTTCAAATCATAGAATCTGCAATGTTACTACTGTTATCGAGAAAAAACCTTGGCGAACTGACATAACAATTATGCTTATTGACAAAGATTTAGGATTGAGTTGGGATGAAAAATGGGCCGCTGAACGCATCAGCCAGATAAAATCAAACTATGAAAAGGCCACATGGATTTTTGCCAGTTCGCAGACACCTGATTAA
- a CDS encoding uracil-DNA glycosylase family protein: protein MDTIKCRLNKSIKKKVLYRIAKTCSKRFLLKEIKQLKPNTVFILGNTAKYALEQTADFEELVQHRITQNYDTSLSGYRVIVCPFPGGLTRKWTNEIDSAFMKIR, encoded by the coding sequence ATTGACACAATCAAATGTAGGTTAAATAAATCAATAAAAAAGAAGGTACTGTATAGGATTGCCAAAACCTGTTCAAAAAGATTCTTGTTGAAAGAAATCAAGCAGCTGAAACCTAACACTGTTTTCATACTTGGAAATACAGCCAAATATGCGCTTGAGCAAACTGCTGATTTCGAAGAATTGGTCCAACACAGAATAACACAAAACTATGACACAAGCTTATCAGGCTATCGTGTAATAGTATGTCCCTTTCCTGGAGGACTAACCAGAAAGTGGACCAATGAGATAGATAGCGCTTTCATGAAAATTCGATGA
- a CDS encoding emp24/gp25L/p24 family protein, producing MMFFKKKYALGLLMFAGSTIFVSGVYLTFFWMKGGIGDYNIAGGATLELSWYLETNDRTEGRITVGGGNEEIKFYVKDPYGVVIYDAGVVKTRVDTGFTAANSGIYRFYFENQENSSEKIVKVRFRSPYEPRLTIFDIIGLSIMFVGFAISTYGVRGLWIITHTH from the coding sequence ATGATGTTCTTCAAAAAGAAATATGCATTAGGCTTGTTAATGTTTGCTGGATCAACTATCTTTGTTTCTGGGGTTTATCTTACCTTCTTTTGGATGAAAGGAGGAATAGGTGATTATAATATTGCAGGAGGAGCTACGCTTGAACTCTCATGGTATCTTGAAACGAATGATAGAACTGAAGGAAGGATCACAGTCGGCGGTGGAAACGAAGAGATAAAATTCTACGTCAAAGATCCTTATGGAGTAGTAATATACGATGCTGGGGTTGTGAAAACACGGGTTGATACTGGTTTTACAGCAGCAAATTCGGGGATATACAGGTTCTATTTTGAGAATCAAGAAAACTCTAGTGAAAAGATTGTTAAAGTAAGATTTCGTTCACCATATGAACCTAGACTTACAATTTTTGACATTATAGGCTTATCAATAATGTTTGTAGGTTTTGCTATTTCGACTTATGGTGTGAGAGGGTTATGGATTATAACGCACACGCATTAG